In one Trichlorobacter lovleyi SZ genomic region, the following are encoded:
- the lipA gene encoding lipoyl synthase — translation MKIQRKPEWLRKKVPQGEQAAMRGLLSELKLNTVCQQALCPNIAECFGCGQATFLILGRDCTRQCSFCNVDKAPRPQAPDADEPRRLAEAVLRLKLSHVVITSPTRDDLADGGAGHYAATVAAVREVSPGTAVELLVPDFGGDHAALATVLAAQPSILAHNLETVPRLYEVRKGADYQRSLDLLQQAALRAPAIPTKSGIMLGLGEELDEVRAVLQDLRRVGCSYLSLGQYLAPSKRHQPVVAYIPPQQFDLLRDEALALGFRHVESGPYVRSSYHAANYA, via the coding sequence ATGAAAATCCAACGCAAGCCGGAATGGCTGCGCAAAAAGGTGCCGCAGGGAGAACAGGCCGCCATGCGGGGACTGTTGTCCGAACTGAAGCTGAACACGGTCTGTCAGCAGGCGCTGTGTCCCAATATAGCGGAGTGTTTCGGCTGCGGTCAGGCCACCTTTCTGATCCTGGGCAGGGACTGCACCCGCCAGTGCAGCTTCTGTAACGTGGATAAGGCACCCCGTCCCCAGGCCCCGGATGCTGATGAACCGCGCCGTCTGGCAGAGGCGGTGCTGCGCCTGAAGCTCTCCCATGTAGTGATCACCAGCCCCACCCGTGATGACCTTGCAGATGGCGGCGCTGGCCACTATGCGGCAACGGTGGCTGCGGTGCGGGAGGTCTCACCTGGTACTGCGGTGGAACTGCTGGTGCCTGATTTTGGCGGCGACCATGCTGCTCTTGCAACGGTGCTGGCTGCACAACCGTCCATCCTGGCCCACAACCTTGAGACCGTGCCCCGGCTGTATGAAGTACGTAAAGGGGCTGATTATCAGCGTTCCCTTGACCTGCTGCAGCAGGCAGCGCTGCGTGCGCCGGCCATCCCCACCAAGTCAGGCATCATGTTGGGGCTGGGTGAAGAGCTGGATGAGGTGCGGGCGGTGCTGCAGGATCTGCGCAGGGTGGGTTGCAGCTACCTGAGTCTGGGTCAGTATCTGGCCCCCAGCAAACGGCATCAGCCGGTGGTGGCCTATATTCCGCCCCAACAGTTTGACCTGCTGCGGGATGAGGCGTTGGCGCTGGGGTTCAGGCATGTGGAGAGCGGTCCCTATGTCCGCAGCTCGTACCATGCGGCAAACTACGCATGA
- a CDS encoding lipoate--protein ligase family protein has translation MHRQNEHGTLWRLIDTGPCCGRENMAIDEALFRCFDPAVSRPVLRLYGWQPPALSLGRFQKAGDDLDLARCRADNLTIVRRITGGGAIWHADELTYSLVCAPSQIPPAASVKDSFRVLTAFLLGFYRALGLQADYAVDLAPAGSRLGQRTPLCFAGKESYDIMLQGRKIGGNAQRRSREVIFQHGSIPLQNRVGQGVQYLKIRPQGLEQATTCLGDEGIAVGDEQLKQILVQQFAAQLGAVLQPAGLTGQEQAVSAQLLTGKYQADCWNLEGEEP, from the coding sequence ATGCACAGACAAAATGAACATGGTACTCTCTGGCGACTGATTGATACCGGACCCTGTTGCGGCAGGGAGAACATGGCGATTGATGAGGCGCTTTTCCGTTGCTTTGATCCGGCTGTTTCCCGGCCGGTGCTGCGGCTGTACGGCTGGCAACCGCCCGCGCTGTCGCTGGGGCGCTTTCAGAAGGCCGGGGATGACCTTGATCTGGCCCGTTGCCGGGCCGACAACCTGACCATCGTACGCAGGATCACCGGCGGCGGGGCGATCTGGCATGCCGATGAGCTGACCTACAGCCTGGTCTGTGCGCCCTCGCAGATCCCGCCGGCTGCTTCAGTGAAGGATTCCTTCCGGGTGCTGACCGCTTTTCTGCTGGGCTTTTACCGTGCCCTGGGGCTGCAGGCTGACTATGCCGTTGATCTGGCCCCGGCAGGCAGCAGACTGGGGCAGCGCACGCCGCTCTGCTTTGCCGGCAAGGAAAGTTACGATATCATGCTGCAGGGCCGCAAGATCGGCGGCAATGCCCAGCGTCGCTCGCGGGAGGTCATCTTTCAGCATGGCTCGATTCCGCTGCAGAACCGGGTCGGTCAGGGTGTGCAGTACCTGAAGATCAGGCCGCAGGGGCTTGAACAGGCCACCACCTGTCTGGGGGATGAGGGGATTGCAGTTGGGGATGAACAACTGAAGCAGATACTTGTGCAGCAGTTTGCCGCGCAGTTGGGGGCCGTGTTGCAGCCCGCTGGATTGACCGGGCAGGAGCAGGCGGTTTCAGCGCAGTTGCTGACAGGAAAATACCAGGCTGATTGCTGGAATCTGGAAGGCGAAGAACCATGA
- a CDS encoding flavin reductase family protein, whose translation MRKLKLSKAFTLIEAGPVVLVTTHDGQKDNIMTISWTMVLDFTPLFAIATGAWNHSFMALQQTRECVIAIPTVDLLDTVVGIGTCSGADTDKFARFGLTPVQGNIVRPPLIKECLANIECKVIDMIKKHNIVVLEGVAAYLDTAHKEKRTVHAVGDGTFIVDGHTVDRREMMAFKIPSGS comes from the coding sequence ATGCGAAAATTGAAACTGAGCAAGGCCTTTACCCTGATAGAAGCCGGCCCTGTTGTCCTCGTGACGACTCATGATGGCCAGAAGGACAACATCATGACCATCTCCTGGACGATGGTGCTGGATTTCACCCCGCTATTTGCCATTGCCACGGGTGCATGGAATCACTCCTTTATGGCGCTGCAACAGACCAGGGAGTGTGTCATTGCGATCCCCACGGTTGATCTGCTCGATACGGTGGTCGGCATAGGGACATGCTCCGGAGCGGACACCGACAAGTTTGCCAGGTTTGGGCTTACGCCTGTACAGGGCAACATCGTCAGGCCGCCCCTGATCAAGGAGTGCCTCGCCAACATAGAGTGCAAGGTGATCGACATGATTAAGAAGCACAACATCGTCGTGTTAGAGGGTGTTGCCGCGTACCTCGATACAGCACACAAGGAAAAGCGCACGGTTCACGCTGTTGGCGACGGAACCTTCATTGTCGACGGGCATACGGTTGACCGCAGGGAGATGATGGCCTTCAAGATTCCGTCCGGTTCTTAG
- a CDS encoding DNA-3-methyladenine glycosylase family protein, protein MRNIVNADDINTLCNKHLIFRIINDKYGIPPNWMREPGFISLSRIILEQQVSIESAKAHFEKINSYIPEFTPNEIIKLSDQEMRDCQISRQKAKYLRSLSEAILKNELNLEVMDTFNDHEIREKLTKINGIGNWTVDIYLMFCLQRKDVFPSGDIAVINAAMELLEYETKDEVLNESKKWAPLRSLAAYFLWHYYLKKRNR, encoded by the coding sequence ATGCGCAATATTGTAAATGCTGACGACATTAACACATTATGCAACAAACATCTTATATTTAGAATAATCAATGATAAATACGGCATTCCTCCTAATTGGATGAGAGAACCAGGATTCATTTCTTTAAGTAGAATAATCCTAGAGCAGCAGGTAAGTATTGAATCAGCGAAAGCACATTTTGAAAAGATTAATTCATATATACCAGAATTCACTCCCAACGAAATTATTAAATTATCAGATCAGGAAATGAGAGATTGCCAAATAAGTAGACAAAAAGCAAAGTATCTACGCTCTCTGTCAGAAGCAATATTAAAAAATGAATTGAATTTAGAAGTAATGGATACATTTAATGATCATGAAATACGTGAAAAACTAACAAAAATAAATGGAATAGGAAATTGGACTGTAGATATATATTTGATGTTTTGTCTGCAGCGAAAAGATGTTTTTCCCTCAGGAGATATTGCGGTTATTAATGCAGCCATGGAATTATTAGAATATGAAACGAAAGATGAAGTGTTAAATGAAAGCAAAAAATGGGCTCCTTTGCGATCTCTTGCTGCTTATTTCTTATGGCATTATTATTTGAAAAAGAGAAATAGATAG
- a CDS encoding IS1595-like element ISGlo2 family transposase — translation MKMNLIQFQPGLSLNKFLELYGSQEQCETVVESARWPGGFTCSKCGNTHHFTYRRGVSVKVFQCSSCRTQTTLTEGTLFHSTKLPLTIWFQAMFFLTQSKNNVSILELRRLAGISYRAAWRIKHKIMQAMFEREQTTVLSDRVEVDDAYLGGELPGGKVGRGSENKVPFIAAVQTNNQGHPLYAVFSTVKSFCKEEVEIWAKSFLAPSALIVSDGLWCFQAVEAAGCVHQREVVGKDRKSTSMKCFSWINTVLGNLKNSITGTYHAFDFEKYAYRYLGEFQYRFNRRFDLAGMLKRLVAAAVKTKKLPEAKLRQAEDWR, via the coding sequence ATGAAAATGAATCTGATACAGTTTCAGCCAGGACTTAGTCTGAACAAGTTCCTTGAGTTGTACGGCTCTCAGGAACAATGTGAGACGGTTGTAGAGTCAGCCCGTTGGCCCGGCGGTTTTACCTGTTCCAAATGTGGTAATACTCACCACTTCACCTATCGGCGTGGTGTTTCAGTCAAGGTGTTCCAGTGCAGTTCCTGTAGAACCCAGACTACCCTTACTGAGGGGACGCTCTTTCACTCAACAAAGTTACCGCTGACGATCTGGTTCCAGGCCATGTTCTTTCTGACACAGAGCAAGAATAATGTATCGATCCTGGAACTCCGACGTCTGGCTGGTATCAGCTATCGTGCTGCCTGGCGCATCAAGCACAAAATAATGCAGGCCATGTTTGAACGTGAGCAAACAACCGTATTATCAGACCGCGTTGAGGTAGATGATGCCTACCTCGGCGGTGAACTACCCGGTGGCAAGGTTGGCCGCGGCTCTGAAAACAAGGTGCCGTTTATTGCTGCTGTACAGACCAACAACCAAGGCCATCCACTCTATGCGGTATTCAGTACGGTAAAGAGCTTCTGCAAGGAAGAAGTCGAAATATGGGCCAAAAGTTTCCTTGCACCATCAGCTTTAATCGTATCCGATGGCCTCTGGTGTTTCCAGGCAGTTGAGGCTGCCGGATGTGTTCATCAGCGTGAGGTCGTTGGTAAAGACAGAAAAAGTACCAGCATGAAATGCTTCAGCTGGATCAATACGGTTCTCGGCAATCTGAAAAACTCTATAACTGGCACCTACCATGCCTTTGACTTTGAGAAATATGCCTATCGCTACCTTGGCGAGTTTCAATATCGTTTCAACCGCCGCTTTGATCTGGCTGGCATGCTAAAGCGACTCGTGGCGGCAGCGGTCAAAACAAAGAAGCTGCCGGAAGCAAAACTTCGCCAAGCGGAAGATTGGCGCTAA
- the cmoA gene encoding carboxy-S-adenosyl-L-methionine synthase CmoA: MTKKTDALYAAPLHDIIDFQFDERVVAVFPDMIQRSVPGYGMIIANIGVIAARYAQPGSHCYDLGCSLGAATLAMRQRITAPDCDIIAVDNSPAMIERARELLSLDTGLYIPVTLLCSDLQEVTIENASVVVLNFTLQFIPPPQRLALMQRIYAGLNPGGILILSEKIAFSKPEQQQLHIELHHDFKRANGYSDLEISQKRSALENVMIPETVAVHQKRLQTAGFSCAELWFQCFNFASLVAIK; encoded by the coding sequence GTGACAAAAAAAACTGACGCCCTCTATGCGGCCCCCCTCCATGATATCATCGATTTCCAGTTTGACGAACGGGTCGTTGCGGTGTTTCCCGACATGATCCAACGCTCGGTGCCGGGCTATGGCATGATCATAGCCAATATCGGCGTCATTGCCGCCAGGTACGCCCAGCCCGGCAGCCACTGCTATGATCTGGGCTGTTCCCTTGGGGCGGCAACTCTGGCCATGCGCCAGCGGATCACCGCGCCGGACTGCGACATTATTGCGGTGGATAACTCCCCGGCAATGATTGAGCGTGCCCGAGAGCTGCTGTCCCTTGACACCGGACTATACATTCCGGTGACGCTGCTCTGCAGCGATCTGCAGGAGGTAACGATTGAGAACGCCTCAGTGGTGGTGCTTAACTTCACCCTGCAGTTCATCCCCCCGCCGCAGCGGCTGGCTCTGATGCAGCGGATCTATGCCGGACTCAATCCGGGCGGCATTCTGATCCTCTCGGAGAAGATCGCATTCAGCAAGCCGGAGCAGCAGCAGTTGCACATTGAACTGCACCATGATTTTAAACGGGCCAATGGCTACAGTGACCTGGAGATCAGCCAGAAGCGGTCAGCCCTGGAAAACGTGATGATCCCGGAGACCGTTGCGGTGCATCAAAAACGGCTGCAGACTGCCGGTTTCAGCTGCGCTGAGCTGTGGTTCCAGTGCTTTAACTTCGCCTCTCTGGTTGCCATAAAATGA
- the cmoB gene encoding tRNA 5-methoxyuridine(34)/uridine 5-oxyacetic acid(34) synthase CmoB codes for MNYYDALYPQLVAMGQERWAAQLQSTLSKQLLLERYGDMPEWLSALEALPQIQPSCIDLQDSVTIGSGSDLGRISSEELITLLQAFHPWRKGPYSLFGVEIETEWRSDWKWDRLLPHIQPLAGRRVLDVGCGNGYHGWRMRGVGADFVLGIEPFLVSVMQFQVMQRYLRDPQHQVIPIGVEDLPANLACFDSVFSMGVLYHRRSPLDHILELKGCLRPGGQLILETLIVEGDQETVFMPPGRYAKMRNVWFLPSIPAMTLWLQRCGFTEIACVNTNRTSHGEQHATDWMRFESLADYLDPDDESKTIEGHPAPLRAIFIATRP; via the coding sequence ATGAACTACTACGATGCACTCTATCCCCAGCTTGTTGCCATGGGACAGGAACGTTGGGCTGCACAGCTGCAAAGCACCCTGTCCAAGCAGCTGTTGCTTGAACGGTACGGTGATATGCCGGAGTGGCTCAGCGCTCTGGAGGCGCTGCCACAGATTCAGCCATCCTGCATTGATCTGCAGGACTCTGTTACCATCGGTTCCGGCAGTGATCTTGGCCGGATCAGTAGCGAAGAGCTGATCACTCTACTGCAGGCCTTTCACCCCTGGCGAAAAGGCCCCTATTCTCTTTTTGGTGTTGAGATTGAGACCGAGTGGCGCTCTGACTGGAAGTGGGATCGCCTGCTACCGCACATCCAGCCGCTGGCCGGACGCAGGGTCCTGGATGTGGGCTGCGGCAACGGCTACCATGGCTGGCGGATGCGTGGCGTCGGTGCGGACTTTGTGCTTGGCATTGAGCCATTTCTGGTCTCGGTGATGCAGTTTCAGGTTATGCAGCGCTATCTGCGGGATCCACAGCATCAGGTCATCCCGATCGGTGTCGAAGATCTGCCTGCCAACCTTGCCTGCTTTGACAGCGTCTTCTCTATGGGGGTGCTGTACCATCGTCGCTCGCCCCTTGACCATATCTTGGAGTTGAAGGGCTGCCTGCGTCCGGGAGGACAGTTGATTCTGGAGACGCTGATTGTTGAAGGGGATCAGGAGACGGTCTTCATGCCGCCGGGACGTTACGCCAAGATGCGCAATGTCTGGTTCCTGCCGTCAATACCGGCCATGACCCTGTGGTTGCAACGCTGTGGCTTTACCGAGATTGCCTGCGTCAACACCAATCGCACCAGCCACGGGGAACAACATGCGACGGACTGGATGCGTTTTGAGTCTCTGGCGGATTATCTTGACCCGGATGATGAATCAAAGACCATTGAAGGACACCCGGCACCGTTGCGGGCGATCTTTATTGCAACCAGGCCGTAG
- the gcvPB gene encoding aminomethyl-transferring glycine dehydrogenase subunit GcvPB translates to MQLIYEKSVSGRRGVMLPVSDVPAAADLPQNLLRSETAALPELSELDMVRHFTNLSRRNFSVDTNFYPLGSCTMKYNAKVLENAANLFAPLHPLTAFLPGGAELCQGALGMLYDLGQMLADITGMDEVTTQPLAGAHGEMTGMLLVAAYHKAKGNKKKYVVVPDSSHGTNPASAAMVGYEIITIPTAPYGDMDLELFKQAMNGEVAAVMMTCPNTLGLFNPYIKEIADIAHSHDALMYYDGANLNAIMGKVRPGDVGFDVVHVNLHKTFGTPHGGGGPGSGPVGVKKSLIPFLPMPRIIHDEVSGKLQIQTDNPLSIGRTANFFGNFGVMVKAYTYMIMLGREGLIQVSEQAVLNANYMKEKLKGYFDLPYSQTCMHEVVFSASKQLAQGVHAIDIAKFLIDKGYHPPTVYFPLIVKEAIMIEPTETESKATMDAFIGVMIEAARQAEADPDSFAAMPVTMPVTRLDETRAARSQTVCCLG, encoded by the coding sequence ATGCAACTGATTTATGAAAAATCCGTCTCTGGCCGCCGTGGTGTGATGCTGCCGGTTTCTGATGTGCCTGCAGCCGCTGACCTGCCGCAGAACCTGCTGCGCTCTGAAACTGCGGCCCTGCCTGAACTGTCAGAGCTGGATATGGTGCGTCACTTCACCAACCTGTCCCGCCGCAACTTCTCGGTGGATACCAACTTCTACCCGCTGGGTTCCTGCACCATGAAGTACAACGCCAAGGTGCTGGAAAACGCTGCCAACCTGTTTGCTCCGCTGCATCCCTTGACCGCCTTCCTGCCCGGTGGGGCAGAGCTGTGCCAGGGGGCGTTGGGGATGCTGTATGACCTGGGCCAGATGCTGGCTGACATCACCGGTATGGATGAGGTCACCACCCAGCCGCTGGCAGGCGCCCATGGTGAGATGACCGGTATGCTGCTGGTTGCGGCCTACCACAAGGCCAAGGGCAACAAGAAGAAATACGTGGTGGTGCCTGACTCATCCCATGGCACCAACCCGGCCTCGGCAGCCATGGTGGGCTATGAGATCATCACGATCCCCACGGCCCCCTATGGTGACATGGACCTGGAACTGTTCAAGCAGGCCATGAATGGTGAAGTGGCAGCGGTCATGATGACCTGCCCCAACACCCTGGGACTGTTCAACCCCTATATCAAGGAAATCGCTGATATCGCCCACAGTCACGATGCCCTGATGTACTACGATGGCGCCAACCTGAACGCCATCATGGGCAAGGTGCGGCCCGGCGATGTGGGCTTTGACGTGGTACACGTCAACCTGCACAAGACCTTTGGTACCCCCCACGGTGGCGGCGGTCCCGGTTCCGGTCCGGTAGGGGTCAAGAAAAGCCTGATTCCGTTCCTGCCGATGCCCCGCATTATCCATGACGAGGTCAGTGGCAAGCTGCAGATCCAGACTGACAATCCCTTGAGCATTGGCCGTACCGCCAATTTCTTTGGTAACTTCGGGGTCATGGTTAAGGCCTACACCTACATGATCATGCTGGGACGTGAAGGCCTGATTCAGGTCTCTGAACAGGCGGTACTGAATGCCAACTACATGAAGGAAAAGCTGAAAGGGTATTTTGATCTGCCCTACAGCCAGACCTGTATGCATGAAGTGGTCTTCTCTGCCTCCAAGCAACTGGCTCAGGGTGTCCATGCCATTGATATCGCCAAGTTCCTGATCGACAAGGGCTACCATCCACCCACGGTCTACTTCCCGCTGATCGTCAAAGAGGCGATCATGATTGAGCCGACCGAGACCGAGAGCAAGGCCACCATGGATGCCTTTATCGGGGTGATGATCGAGGCTGCCAGGCAGGCCGAGGCTGATCCTGATTCCTTTGCAGCCATGCCGGTTACCATGCCGGTTACGCGGCTTGATGAAACCAGGGCAGCCAGGAGCCAGACCGTCTGCTGCCTCGGGTAG
- the gcvPA gene encoding aminomethyl-transferring glycine dehydrogenase subunit GcvPA: MNTSHYCPHTPEEIQEMLAAIGVSSVEELFAPIPAELRCSTFNLPVGMSEFETYARLQSVAADNNQNLSLFIGGGFYDHIIPAAVDHLSGRAEFYTAYTPYQPECSQGTLQALFEYQTAICRLTGLDVSNASLYDGATGLAEAALMAMRATNRTKVVVDGCVSPIARQVLATYLSNQDAELVELPPLDGLLNREDLAKQLDANTAAVLVQYPNVFGGVEDFSGLADQAHAAGALLVTAVYPVALGILKSPGELGADIAVGDGQSLGNPLSFGGPSFGFIAARKAHIRNMPGRIVGETVDKNGKRGFVLTLQAREQHIKRHKATSNICSNQSLCALRGLIFLAAIGKQGLADLARLNRDKAEYAKACLAKLPGVVVLQTAPTFNEFTISLPKPAEAVVAALLDKGIAAGMPLGRFYTGSENMLVVTVTEKRSKKEIDQLVKALEVALCN; this comes from the coding sequence ATGAACACCAGTCACTATTGCCCCCATACTCCTGAAGAGATTCAGGAGATGCTGGCTGCCATCGGCGTCTCCAGTGTCGAGGAACTGTTTGCCCCGATTCCGGCAGAGCTGCGTTGCAGCACCTTTAACCTGCCTGTTGGCATGTCGGAATTTGAGACCTATGCCAGGCTGCAGTCGGTTGCTGCTGATAACAATCAAAACCTGTCGCTGTTCATCGGTGGCGGATTCTATGACCATATTATCCCGGCAGCGGTTGATCATCTCTCCGGTCGGGCCGAGTTCTACACCGCTTATACTCCTTACCAACCGGAATGCTCCCAGGGCACCCTGCAGGCGTTGTTTGAGTACCAGACCGCCATCTGCCGTCTGACCGGTCTGGATGTCAGCAACGCTTCGCTCTACGATGGCGCCACCGGCCTGGCAGAGGCCGCACTGATGGCGATGCGGGCCACCAACCGGACCAAGGTGGTGGTGGATGGCTGTGTCTCTCCCATTGCCCGTCAGGTGCTGGCCACCTATCTCTCCAATCAGGATGCAGAGCTGGTGGAGCTGCCGCCCCTGGATGGCCTGCTGAATCGGGAAGATCTGGCAAAACAGCTGGATGCCAACACCGCTGCAGTGCTGGTGCAGTATCCCAACGTGTTTGGCGGGGTGGAGGACTTCTCCGGCCTGGCTGACCAGGCCCATGCTGCCGGTGCCCTGCTGGTAACCGCGGTCTATCCGGTTGCCCTGGGAATCCTGAAGTCACCGGGTGAACTGGGGGCTGACATTGCCGTGGGTGATGGCCAGTCGCTGGGCAATCCGCTCTCCTTTGGCGGTCCTTCCTTCGGCTTTATTGCTGCCAGGAAGGCCCATATCCGTAATATGCCGGGCCGGATTGTTGGTGAGACCGTTGACAAGAACGGCAAGCGCGGTTTCGTGCTGACCCTGCAGGCCCGTGAACAGCATATCAAGCGTCACAAGGCGACCTCAAACATCTGTAGCAACCAGTCGCTCTGCGCCCTGCGCGGCCTGATCTTTCTGGCTGCCATCGGCAAGCAGGGGCTGGCTGATCTGGCCCGCCTGAACCGGGACAAGGCCGAGTACGCCAAGGCCTGTCTGGCAAAACTGCCGGGCGTGGTGGTGCTGCAGACCGCTCCAACCTTTAACGAGTTCACCATCAGCCTGCCGAAACCGGCGGAAGCTGTGGTGGCGGCCCTGTTGGATAAAGGGATTGCTGCCGGCATGCCGCTGGGCCGGTTCTATACCGGATCGGAAAATATGCTGGTGGTGACGGTAACCGAGAAACGCAGTAAAAAAGAGATTGATCAGCTGGTGAAGGCGCTGGAGGTGGCACTATGCAACTGA
- the gcvH gene encoding glycine cleavage system protein GcvH: protein MSEIYFTKEHEWVKVSGSSAVCGISDHAAHELGDITFVELPAIGKVVKQEEVMAAIESVKAASDIYAPVSGTVVKVNSELDDAPEKVNESGEEAAWMVELELADAAELSKLMTKAQYEAYLKTL, encoded by the coding sequence ATGTCAGAAATCTATTTTACCAAAGAGCATGAGTGGGTCAAAGTGAGCGGTAGCAGTGCCGTCTGCGGCATCAGTGATCATGCGGCCCATGAGCTGGGTGACATCACCTTTGTGGAGCTGCCGGCTATCGGCAAGGTGGTCAAGCAGGAAGAGGTTATGGCTGCCATTGAGTCGGTCAAGGCTGCCAGTGATATCTATGCCCCGGTTTCCGGCACGGTGGTCAAGGTAAACTCAGAGCTGGATGATGCACCGGAAAAGGTGAACGAGTCCGGAGAAGAGGCGGCCTGGATGGTGGAGCTTGAGCTGGCTGATGCTGCCGAGCTGTCAAAGCTGATGACCAAGGCACAGTACGAGGCATACCTTAAAACCCTGTAG
- a CDS encoding DUF3617 domain-containing protein, whose translation MKRTVYVVLGALLLVSPSAFAAESIRDGYWEITSQTEMPGMPMKIPASTIKHCYSKEDVKDQKKVIAREKNCTLTDYKVAGNKVTWAMKCTGQNAGTFNGETVFSQDSYASTMKMKSQGHAMTVKVKGRRIGECPKK comes from the coding sequence ATGAAACGTACCGTTTATGTTGTGCTGGGGGCTCTGTTGCTGGTGTCACCATCTGCGTTTGCTGCTGAAAGTATCCGTGACGGCTACTGGGAGATCACCTCGCAGACCGAGATGCCCGGCATGCCGATGAAGATCCCGGCCTCAACCATCAAGCACTGCTATAGCAAAGAGGATGTCAAGGACCAGAAGAAGGTGATCGCCCGGGAAAAGAACTGTACCCTGACCGATTACAAGGTGGCTGGTAACAAGGTCACCTGGGCCATGAAATGCACCGGGCAAAATGCCGGTACCTTTAACGGTGAAACCGTCTTCAGCCAGGATTCCTATGCCTCAACCATGAAGATGAAGAGTCAGGGCCATGCCATGACCGTCAAGGTAAAGGGCAGGCGGATCGGCGAGTGTCCCAAAAAATAA
- the gcvT gene encoding glycine cleavage system aminomethyltransferase GcvT: protein MSDQTETLQVTPLNQQHRALGALMAPFGGWDMPIQYEGIIAEHRWCREQAALFDICHMGEFQFTGDIVASGLEDLFTFSISAIPVGRSKYGFLLNEQGGIIDDLIVFRMAADEVMIVVNAATAPNDFKVIQSRLKGGQFSDITAATAKLDLQGPRSREVLVDLLGGWVAEIPYFKFVQQTVLGVPAIVSRTGYTGELGYEIFLPADKVGELWEKLLADERVKPAGLGARDVLRLEVGYSLYGSDIDEATTPLEADLAAFVKLDKQFVGKEALLKQQKQPLKRVKVAFKVTSRRTPRHGFGIFDGERQIGEVTSGVFSPMLGCGIGLGYVEPGYAALGTALTIKQDRAVMEAAVCTVPFFTEGSVRS from the coding sequence ATGAGCGATCAGACCGAGACACTGCAGGTTACCCCCTTGAATCAACAGCACCGTGCCCTGGGGGCCCTGATGGCACCCTTTGGCGGCTGGGATATGCCGATCCAGTACGAGGGGATCATTGCCGAGCACCGCTGGTGCCGTGAGCAGGCAGCCCTGTTCGATATCTGCCATATGGGAGAGTTCCAGTTCACGGGTGATATCGTTGCCAGCGGACTTGAGGACCTGTTTACCTTTTCCATCAGCGCCATCCCGGTCGGCCGCTCAAAGTACGGTTTTCTGCTGAACGAACAGGGCGGGATCATTGACGACCTGATCGTGTTCCGTATGGCAGCAGATGAAGTCATGATTGTGGTCAATGCTGCCACCGCTCCGAATGATTTCAAGGTGATTCAATCACGGCTGAAGGGTGGTCAGTTCAGCGACATCACTGCTGCCACTGCCAAGCTTGACCTGCAGGGGCCCCGTTCCCGTGAAGTGCTGGTTGACCTGCTGGGTGGCTGGGTGGCCGAGATTCCCTACTTTAAATTTGTCCAGCAGACGGTACTGGGCGTTCCTGCCATTGTCAGCCGTACCGGCTACACCGGTGAGCTGGGGTATGAGATCTTCCTGCCAGCCGATAAAGTAGGCGAGCTGTGGGAAAAGCTGCTGGCTGATGAGCGGGTCAAGCCGGCCGGACTGGGGGCACGGGATGTGCTGCGTCTGGAAGTGGGCTACTCACTCTACGGCAGTGATATTGATGAGGCGACAACGCCATTGGAAGCGGACCTGGCTGCCTTTGTCAAACTGGACAAGCAGTTTGTGGGCAAAGAGGCGCTGCTGAAGCAACAGAAGCAGCCTTTGAAGCGGGTTAAGGTGGCCTTTAAGGTCACTTCACGGCGCACACCCCGCCACGGTTTCGGTATCTTTGACGGAGAACGGCAGATCGGCGAAGTGACCAGCGGCGTCTTCTCACCGATGCTGGGCTGCGGCATTGGTCTGGGCTATGTTGAGCCCGGTTATGCGGCGCTTGGCACTGCCCTGACCATCAAACAGGATCGGGCGGTGATGGAGGCGGCGGTCTGTACCGTGCCGTTCTTTACTGAAGGATCAGTACGCAGCTAA